The sequence below is a genomic window from Candidatus Eisenbacteria bacterium.
TCCCCGTAACAGTACCCGTAGTCCTCCACGTTCCCCGCCGTCGTCCCCACCACGTTCGCGTAGCAAACATCGTCATACCGCCACACCACCTCGCCCGTCGCCGCGTCCACGTACGACACCCAGATCGCGAACGGCTCCTCCACACGATGCCGCACCCGCCAGACAAGCCGGTATCCCATCCCCTCCCCTTCCGGAACGGGAAGAATCAACAGCTCGCCCCCCTCGTCCAGATCGCGGCCCGGAATGAACCGGACCTCCGAGGCCGCCTTGCGCGCCGCGGCGGCGGCATCGAGAAGGGGAGAGGTCCCGAGGCGGATGCTCGGATGCAGATCCGACCCGAAGTAGTAGAGGCGCCCCGACTCGGTCATGACCAGGCGCAGGCGCGCCCCCTCGACCTCGATCCCCTGGTGGAGCTGATCGAAGATGACCCCCCACTTCCCCATCGCGTTCACGACGGAGCGCACGCGCAGGCCGGCCGGATCCGCCCCGAGGAAGGCCGCGTTCTGCGCGATGAACGACCGGGCTGCGGCCTCCGCGGCCGACTCGGTGGCTATCGGGCCGCCCGTGAGCTGCACGCCGGCCCCGTAGACCGCGTGCGGAGTCCCGGTCAGGGCGTTCCACTGATAACGCCACCCGGCTCCGGCTCGGCCCTCGAAAGCGGCCGCCTCCGGATGGAGAGCCGGTTGCAGTTCGGTCGTCTCCCAGGTGGGAACCCTCTCGGCTCCGGGCGCGGGGATCGCGAGATCCTCCCGCTCGGCGACCGGTGCGAAGGAGTGCGCGGCAGTCGCCCCCAGGGCGAACAGCGCGCAGAGAATCAAGGCACGACGCATAGCGACTGGCATCCCTAACTCCTTGTGTTTGGATCCTCAAGACCGCGCTCGAGCGGGGCCCATGCTGCGATGCCCGCGCGGCCCATCAGCTGGCGGCCCAAGATACTACCTTTCAAGATTCTACGCCGCTCAGGCCCCTCCCGCAAGCCATCGCCGGGAGCATGGGCCCGCAGCGCGAGGCCCGCCGCCCCTCGGCCCCCGGAGCCGCGGGGAGCGGAGCCGAGAGTCCTCAAAGCGTCGCGGGGCCCGGCCGATAGGTAACTGAGGCTCCCGGAGCATGTTGGATCGACACAAAGCCCGGAACGAAGTCGGGGGCATCATGGAACATCGTCGCACGGGCGAGAAACGAACCGAGGCTCGGCGGAAACTGGATTGATCACCGAACGCGCGAGAACCATACGAAGCAAGCTGCTCATAGCGATCCCCGGGATCGCCGTGGGCGCTTGTCTTGTCATTGCCGTGACGACGAGCCTTCACCTGCGCAACGCGACTCTCCGGCAGACCGAGCGTTCGCTCATCTCGCTGGCCGAGGTGACGGCGCACACGGTCTCGGCGGGGCTCGATTTCGGCATGCCCGGCTCGGTCCAGACGACACTCGCCGGCCTTTTCAAGATCCCCGACATACGCTACGTCACGGTCCGGAAGTCCAACGGCGAGGTTTTTGTGAGCATGGGGGACGATCCCGGGGTCCCGCTCTGTCCGCTGCACGGCGGGGGCTCCGCGATCCACGCGCATCCTGGCTTCCTCGTCGCCACGACGCAGGTGCGGGACACCGCCGGTCTGGCGATCGGCGAACTCTTGATCATGTATTCGATGGAGAGAACCAGCCGCGCCCTCATGACCTCGATCCTCTGGCGAATCCTGACACTGCTGGGGGTGGCCGTCGTGAGCGTGGTCGTGAGCCACTCGATCGCGCGGCGCCTCACCACGCCCCTCATTCGATTGACCGAGGCCGCTCAGAGGCTGGCGGCGGGCAGGTTCGACGAGCCGGTTCGGGTGACTTCTAATGACGAGATCGGAATCCTGGCGGGCACGTTCAATACGATGAGCCGGGCCCTGTGCGATTCCCGCAGGCAGGTGGAGAGGGCGAATCAGGAGCTGGAGGGGCGCATCCGCGAGCGCACCGAACAGCTGCGGCAGAAGAATATCGCACTGGAGCTGCAGACGGAGCGGGCGCTCGAGGCTAGCCGGCTCAAGAGCGCCTTCCTGGCGAGCGTCTCGCACGAGCTGCGGACCCCCTTGAACGCGATCCTCGCCCTCTCGGAACTGATGAAGGACGGGCTCGCGGGAGACCTGACCGAGGAGCAGCAATCCCACGTGGCGATGATCCATGGCAGCGGGTCGGGGCTCCTGCGGCTCATCAACGATGTCCTCGACCTGTCGAAGATAGAGGCCGGGAAGATGGAGCTTAGCCTGAAGCCCTGCGATGTGATGGAGGAGCTCCGGCGGGCCGTCACGGAGATGGAGCCGCTCGCTTCGGGCAAGGGGCTCGATCTGAGAGCGAGGATCCCAGCCGGGCCGACCGTCCGCCTCGATTGCGACAGGGTGCGCCAGATCCTCGTCAACCTGCTCGGCAACGCGATCAAGTTCACCGAGCGCGGGTATGTCGAGGTCGCGGCGGAGGTGAAGGAGGGCCCGAACACCCTCGAGATGTC
It includes:
- a CDS encoding HAMP domain-containing protein: MITERARTIRSKLLIAIPGIAVGACLVIAVTTSLHLRNATLRQTERSLISLAEVTAHTVSAGLDFGMPGSVQTTLAGLFKIPDIRYVTVRKSNGEVFVSMGDDPGVPLCPLHGGGSAIHAHPGFLVATTQVRDTAGLAIGELLIMYSMERTSRALMTSILWRILTLLGVAVVSVVVSHSIARRLTTPLIRLTEAAQRLAAGRFDEPVRVTSNDEIGILAGTFNTMSRALCDSRRQVERANQELEGRIRERTEQLRQKNIALELQTERALEASRLKSAFLASVSHELRTPLNAILALSELMKDGLAGDLTEEQQSHVAMIHGSGSGLLRLINDVLDLSKIEAGKMELSLKPCDVMEELRRAVTEMEPLASGKGLDLRARIPAGPTVRLDCDRVRQILVNLLGNAIKFTERGYVEVAAEVKEGPNTLEMSVRDTGIGIDKHDLQTIFQEFRQVDGTPSRKFGGTGLGLTISHRLIDMMGGRISVESVLGEGSCFSVEIPLARGLTRHDGDLTDMAMAA